In one window of Chryseobacterium viscerum DNA:
- a CDS encoding 3'-5' exonuclease, whose protein sequence is MDFCAIDFETATHEKSSACEMGICVVQDSKIVETKTWLIKPPSFPYFSRFNIAVHGIHPEDVKDAPTFDEVWYEAQDMMYGSLMIAHNAGFDASVLRGCLEHYGMFTPQLNYLCSIQLAKKSWNYLPKYGLKPLAEYHKIDFTHHRAGADAEVCAKISLLAFEKLFLTSNDEVNDYMKAKIKKL, encoded by the coding sequence ATGGATTTCTGTGCAATAGATTTTGAAACGGCCACTCACGAGAAAAGTTCAGCTTGTGAGATGGGGATATGTGTGGTACAGGATTCTAAGATTGTAGAGACTAAAACCTGGCTGATCAAACCTCCGAGTTTTCCTTATTTCAGCAGATTCAATATTGCAGTGCATGGAATTCATCCTGAAGATGTGAAAGATGCACCTACCTTTGATGAAGTGTGGTATGAAGCCCAGGATATGATGTACGGCAGCCTTATGATTGCTCATAATGCAGGATTTGATGCTTCTGTTTTAAGGGGATGTTTGGAGCATTATGGAATGTTCACTCCCCAGCTCAATTATTTGTGCAGCATACAGCTTGCCAAGAAATCATGGAACTACCTTCCAAAATATGGTTTGAAACCTTTGGCTGAGTATCATAAAATTGATTTCACCCACCACAGAGCAGGTGCAGATGCTGAAGTGTGTGCAAAGATCTCGCTGCTGGCTTTTGAGAAACTGTTTCTCACCAGCAATGATGAAGTAAACGATTATATGAAGGCGAAAATAAAAAAGCTTTAA
- a CDS encoding lysophospholipid acyltransferase family protein encodes MNFLIKILYFVSKLPLKILYIFSDVIFFLNYYLVGYRKEVITQNLKKSFPDKSEEEIKEIRKKFYLNFSDYLVETIKSFSISETEARVRMQHINQELFHDAKKEGKNIILLAGHVFNWEWINALAKIVPQAHCHPVYRKVNNDFWENQMKKVRNKFGNEALEANEVILNIFRSKNNGDSAYMFVADQTPHHAHVTYGLEFLNQRTPAFIGYDRLATRMDLVFIYCEMKKVKRGYYQVNYHRIYPDGEKFTENEVVRKFHKLLENTLHKNPDNYLWSHRKWKYQDSIKNFDSEK; translated from the coding sequence ATGAATTTCTTAATCAAAATATTATACTTCGTCTCTAAGCTTCCGCTTAAAATATTATATATTTTTTCGGACGTCATCTTTTTCCTGAATTATTATCTGGTAGGATACAGAAAAGAGGTAATTACCCAAAATCTGAAAAAATCTTTCCCTGATAAATCGGAAGAAGAAATTAAAGAGATCCGAAAAAAATTCTACCTTAATTTCTCAGATTATCTGGTAGAAACTATAAAATCTTTCAGCATTTCTGAGACAGAAGCCAGAGTGAGAATGCAGCATATCAATCAGGAACTGTTTCATGATGCTAAAAAGGAAGGTAAAAATATCATCCTGCTGGCAGGACATGTTTTCAATTGGGAATGGATCAATGCATTGGCAAAGATTGTTCCCCAAGCTCACTGCCACCCTGTATACAGAAAAGTAAATAATGATTTTTGGGAAAACCAGATGAAAAAGGTCCGAAACAAATTCGGAAATGAAGCATTGGAAGCCAATGAAGTAATCCTGAATATCTTCAGATCTAAAAATAACGGAGATTCTGCTTATATGTTTGTAGCTGACCAAACGCCTCACCACGCTCATGTCACTTATGGGTTAGAGTTTTTGAATCAGCGTACTCCTGCTTTCATAGGCTATGACAGACTTGCCACAAGAATGGATCTTGTTTTCATCTATTGTGAAATGAAAAAGGTGAAAAGAGGTTATTATCAGGTAAATTATCATAGAATATATCCTGATGGTGAAAAGTTTACTGAAAATGAAGTGGTAAGAAAGTTTCATAAATTATTGGAAAATACACTGCATAAGAATCCGGACAACTACCTTTGGTCACACAGAAAATGGAAATATCAGGACTCTATCAAAAATTTTGATTCTGAAAAATAG
- a CDS encoding thioredoxin family protein has translation MKKLTILAFLGLSAIAFAQDVKNTPDNGKQKTALIVPTEQKELEAKKKAAEEKAKLPKPYDPKADAQADINKLVAQAKKEGKNIMIQAGGNWCIWCLRFNNFVQTTPELKEIVDKNYLYYHLNYSPDNKNEKVFAQYINIKEQQFYPFFIILDKDGKKLHVQQSEVLEDGKGYSKERVKEFLEKGKIL, from the coding sequence ATGAAAAAATTGACAATATTAGCTTTCCTGGGATTAAGTGCAATTGCTTTTGCCCAGGATGTAAAAAATACACCAGATAATGGAAAGCAAAAAACCGCTCTTATAGTTCCTACTGAGCAGAAAGAGTTAGAAGCAAAGAAAAAAGCTGCTGAAGAAAAAGCGAAGCTGCCAAAGCCTTATGATCCAAAAGCGGATGCTCAGGCTGATATTAATAAATTGGTAGCTCAGGCTAAGAAAGAAGGTAAGAATATTATGATCCAGGCTGGTGGAAACTGGTGTATCTGGTGTCTTCGTTTTAACAATTTTGTACAAACTACTCCTGAACTAAAGGAAATTGTAGACAAGAATTATCTGTATTATCACCTGAATTATTCTCCGGATAATAAGAATGAAAAGGTTTTTGCCCAATATATCAATATTAAGGAACAACAATTTTATCCTTTTTTTATCATTTTAGATAAGGATGGTAAAAAGCTTCATGTTCAGCAAAGTGAAGTTCTAGAAGATGGAAAAGGATACAGTAAAGAAAGAGTAAAAGAATTTCTGGAAAAAGGAAAAATCCTTTAA
- a CDS encoding aldehyde dehydrogenase gives MEIERILLNQRDFFKTQQTKSLAFRKMYLEKLKSLIISNENMLYEAINKDFGKSKFDTFTTELSFILNDIDYYIKNLKSLSKPKKVSTNLVNQLGSSRVYADPLGCILVIGAWNYPYQLSLSPIIAAMAAGNCCILKPSEIAENTMKAMATIINKNFPPEYLYVYEGGIDETTALLTLKFDKIFFTGSTKVGKIVYKAAAEHLTPVTLELGGKSPAIVTKNANLEMAAKRIVWGKFLNAGQTCVAPDYLLVEETIQEQFLEMLRKYIKEFKYEPGSEQYTRIINQRNFQRLISLIDKEKIYSGGYCNEEKLHIEPTILNDIDWNDKIMQEEIFGPLLPVISFQSYNAVLNSVLELDKPLAAYLFTNNSEEKEIFTRKLSFGGGCINDTVMHLSNDNLPFGGVGSSGIGNYHGKYGFEAFSHQKAILEKTTWGEPDIKYPPYSDKKLNWIKKLL, from the coding sequence ATGGAAATTGAAAGAATTTTACTGAACCAAAGGGATTTTTTTAAAACACAGCAAACCAAAAGTCTTGCTTTTCGGAAAATGTATCTCGAAAAGCTTAAAAGTCTTATTATTTCTAATGAAAATATGCTGTATGAAGCTATTAATAAGGACTTCGGAAAATCTAAATTTGATACATTCACAACAGAACTATCTTTCATTCTGAATGATATTGACTATTATATCAAGAATTTAAAATCTCTTTCAAAACCTAAAAAAGTAAGCACCAATCTTGTCAACCAATTGGGAAGCAGCAGAGTCTACGCTGATCCATTGGGTTGTATTCTTGTGATTGGAGCCTGGAACTATCCTTATCAGTTATCTCTTTCTCCTATTATTGCTGCAATGGCTGCCGGCAACTGTTGTATTCTTAAGCCCAGCGAAATTGCTGAAAATACAATGAAAGCAATGGCAACCATCATCAATAAAAATTTTCCACCTGAATATCTGTATGTGTACGAAGGGGGTATTGATGAAACCACGGCTCTTTTAACATTAAAGTTTGACAAAATATTTTTTACAGGAAGCACTAAAGTTGGAAAGATTGTTTACAAAGCTGCAGCAGAACATCTTACTCCTGTAACCCTTGAGCTGGGAGGAAAATCCCCGGCTATTGTCACTAAAAATGCTAATCTCGAAATGGCCGCTAAAAGAATTGTCTGGGGAAAGTTTCTTAATGCCGGACAAACCTGTGTAGCTCCCGATTATTTGCTGGTAGAAGAAACCATTCAGGAACAGTTTCTTGAAATGCTCAGAAAATATATCAAAGAATTTAAATATGAACCGGGTTCTGAGCAATACACAAGAATTATTAACCAAAGGAACTTCCAGCGTCTTATATCCCTTATTGATAAAGAAAAAATCTATTCCGGAGGATATTGTAATGAAGAAAAACTACACATAGAGCCTACTATACTGAATGATATAGACTGGAATGACAAAATCATGCAGGAAGAAATTTTTGGACCTCTCCTGCCAGTGATCAGTTTTCAAAGTTACAATGCAGTTCTTAACTCTGTTTTAGAACTTGACAAACCATTGGCGGCCTATCTTTTTACCAACAACTCTGAAGAAAAAGAAATCTTTACACGCAAACTTTCTTTTGGTGGAGGCTGCATCAATGATACAGTAATGCATTTAAGCAATGATAATCTGCCTTTTGGAGGGGTGGGAAGTTCAGGTATAGGAAATTATCATGGGAAATATGGTTTTGAAGCCTTTTCACATCAAAAAGCTATTCTTGAAAAAACCACATGGGGTGAACCTGATATTAAATACCCGCCATATTCTGATAAAAAATTAAACTGGATTAAAAAATTACTGTAA
- the apaG gene encoding Co2+/Mg2+ efflux protein ApaG produces MMFSKMTSNIKVSVIPEYDSKNSYPSENRYVFKYNITIENDGSFPIKVLKRKWLIFDVGFGYTEIIGDGVIGLTPEIGTSENFAYFSNVMLRSGVGNMSGKYLVKNLETQETFEIDIPKFNLLSEVLSN; encoded by the coding sequence ATGATGTTTTCAAAAATGACTTCCAATATCAAAGTTTCAGTTATACCTGAATATGATAGTAAAAACAGTTATCCATCCGAAAACCGTTACGTTTTTAAATACAATATCACGATAGAAAATGACGGAAGCTTTCCTATCAAAGTATTGAAAAGAAAATGGTTGATTTTTGATGTAGGATTTGGATACACAGAGATTATAGGTGATGGCGTTATCGGCCTGACTCCTGAAATAGGAACGAGTGAGAATTTCGCTTATTTCTCCAATGTAATGCTTCGTTCCGGAGTAGGCAATATGAGCGGAAAATACCTTGTTAAAAACCTGGAGACACAGGAGACATTTGAGATTGATATTCCAAAATTCAATCTCCTGTCCGAAGTGTTGAGTAATTAA
- a CDS encoding glycosyltransferase family 2 protein, with amino-acid sequence MQKKLAVAILNWNGRNWLEKFLPDVVQFSQNADIFVIDNLSTDDSVEFLQKNFPTVNVIKNDKNYGFAGGYNEGLKAIPNEYYCLLNSDVEVTENWIEPALELLEKNPSISAVQPKILSYHNRSYFEFAGAAGGLIDNLGYPYCRGRIFDDLEEDKGQYNDETEIFWASGCCFFIRSKDFWEQNGFDARFFAHQEEIDLCWRLINSGKKIYYTGKSKVYHVGGGTLNKQSAQKTFLNIRNNLSMMLKNLPFPQLIWLIFFRLCLDGVAGIYFGLKHGFPHLWAVVRAHFGFYGQLAGTWKLRQKNQKNEFYQSKWLIFKHFLGGR; translated from the coding sequence ATGCAAAAAAAACTGGCGGTTGCCATCTTAAACTGGAACGGCAGAAATTGGCTTGAAAAGTTTCTTCCGGATGTAGTACAATTTTCTCAAAATGCGGATATTTTTGTTATTGACAATCTTTCTACGGATGATTCCGTTGAATTTCTACAAAAGAATTTTCCCACAGTAAATGTTATTAAAAACGATAAAAACTATGGGTTTGCAGGAGGTTATAATGAAGGGTTGAAAGCCATCCCGAATGAATATTACTGCCTTCTCAATTCTGATGTGGAAGTTACAGAAAACTGGATAGAACCAGCTTTAGAACTATTAGAAAAGAATCCTTCCATTTCAGCAGTACAGCCTAAAATCTTATCTTATCACAATAGAAGCTATTTTGAGTTTGCAGGAGCTGCCGGCGGATTAATAGACAACCTTGGATATCCTTATTGCAGAGGCAGGATTTTTGATGATCTGGAAGAGGATAAAGGACAGTATAATGATGAAACAGAGATCTTCTGGGCATCAGGATGCTGCTTTTTCATCCGTTCAAAAGATTTCTGGGAGCAGAATGGCTTTGACGCCAGGTTTTTTGCCCATCAGGAAGAAATTGACCTTTGCTGGAGACTCATTAATTCAGGAAAAAAGATTTATTATACCGGAAAATCCAAAGTTTACCATGTAGGCGGCGGAACGCTCAACAAACAGAGTGCACAAAAGACTTTTCTGAACATCAGGAATAATCTTTCTATGATGCTTAAAAACCTACCCTTTCCTCAGTTGATCTGGCTGATTTTTTTCAGATTATGCCTTGATGGGGTTGCCGGAATTTATTTTGGATTAAAGCATGGTTTTCCACATCTGTGGGCTGTTGTAAGAGCTCATTTTGGGTTTTATGGACAGCTTGCGGGAACATGGAAACTTCGTCAGAAAAACCAAAAGAATGAGTTCTATCAATCGAAATGGCTTATTTTTAAACATTTTTTGGGAGGAAGGTAG
- a CDS encoding MFS transporter, with product MQHNTVYHKWVPQWLKLPLLILALFPHLMLLSLLHSNSAFTSSFMDVDSDDIQYLMILMYGTFVVTLLVLQRFMAYFSVKYYVLLMASISVIILYVLSVTNDYHVILVIRFLEGIFGLLEGAIFLPLIIAELKTKHAKVLAYLFMYTIMLTGGTITTSLLKSSIEDYDFQHMILMMVYFHVFVLIIGIALLNRNRFFPKKPLYQLDITSWFLLWVCLQAGGYAIIYGKRLMWLESDTIIICLFIFLLSGGLFMLKQRNSKRPLFHFEVFSSKNVIAGMILFFIFYLIRSGLNNVYSIMATVWKWPWDYIVNIQYWNVAGTLLGILLSGICLVRGISSRIVFFTGFLLLAIDCAWFTYTFYPDTTLSTICPPLFLQGVAQGLLFTPLVFFLISGTPEEYVSNATALGTTTRFWTTAIGYALMQNLMLFLTLKHSDTLSTNLTETNPVFYSQWNQLFGANISKLSVNDSLSMTAGAFKAKITAQSILLSNMEIFTGLFWLALMTAICLLLYHPVKIAVRNIM from the coding sequence GGCTGAAACTGCCTCTTCTTATATTGGCATTGTTTCCCCACCTGATGTTGTTGTCGCTTTTACATTCAAACAGCGCCTTCACATCTTCTTTTATGGATGTAGATTCAGATGACATCCAGTATTTAATGATTTTGATGTATGGGACATTTGTGGTTACCCTTTTAGTTTTACAAAGATTTATGGCGTATTTCAGCGTCAAATATTATGTACTGCTGATGGCTTCCATTTCTGTGATTATTCTTTATGTTTTATCAGTTACCAATGATTATCATGTTATCTTGGTAATCCGGTTTTTAGAAGGAATTTTCGGGCTGCTGGAAGGAGCTATTTTCCTGCCGTTGATTATTGCTGAATTAAAAACTAAACATGCTAAAGTTCTAGCTTATCTCTTCATGTACACCATTATGCTGACCGGGGGAACAATTACCACTTCCCTTTTAAAATCCAGTATTGAAGATTACGATTTTCAGCATATGATCCTGATGATGGTCTATTTTCATGTGTTTGTACTGATTATTGGTATTGCTTTATTGAACAGAAACAGATTCTTTCCTAAAAAACCTTTGTATCAATTGGATATTACCAGCTGGTTTTTGCTTTGGGTATGCCTGCAGGCTGGCGGTTATGCTATTATTTATGGTAAAAGACTGATGTGGCTCGAGTCTGACACGATTATCATATGTTTATTTATATTCCTGCTTTCGGGAGGATTATTTATGCTTAAACAAAGAAATTCTAAGAGACCATTGTTTCATTTCGAAGTTTTCAGTTCAAAAAATGTGATCGCGGGAATGATTCTGTTTTTCATTTTTTACCTGATCCGCTCCGGATTGAATAACGTATACAGCATCATGGCAACAGTATGGAAATGGCCCTGGGATTATATTGTGAACATTCAATACTGGAATGTGGCGGGAACTCTTTTGGGGATATTATTATCGGGAATCTGCCTGGTTCGGGGAATTTCCTCAAGAATTGTTTTCTTTACAGGATTTCTATTACTGGCCATAGATTGTGCATGGTTTACCTATACTTTTTATCCTGACACTACCCTTTCTACGATCTGTCCACCATTATTCCTGCAGGGAGTCGCTCAGGGATTATTATTTACGCCGCTTGTTTTCTTTTTAATTTCAGGGACTCCGGAAGAATATGTATCCAATGCTACTGCGTTGGGGACTACAACCCGTTTCTGGACAACCGCTATCGGATATGCTTTAATGCAGAATCTGATGCTATTTTTAACATTAAAACATTCCGATACACTCAGTACCAATCTTACAGAAACCAATCCTGTTTTTTACAGCCAGTGGAATCAGCTTTTCGGTGCTAATATCTCGAAACTGTCAGTTAATGATTCTTTATCCATGACAGCAGGAGCTTTTAAAGCTAAAATAACGGCTCAGTCTATTCTCCTTTCCAATATGGAAATTTTCACGGGATTATTCTGGCTGGCGTTAATGACTGCCATCTGTTTATTACTTTATCATCCGGTAAAAATAGCTGTGAGAAATATTATGTAA
- a CDS encoding bacteriocin-like protein, which translates to MKNFKKLSREKLSKLTGGLSCASSCSDGSMVYISSCSSCIQYSGGAACYDANGRGAIRVENCAN; encoded by the coding sequence ATGAAAAATTTTAAAAAATTATCTAGAGAAAAATTGAGTAAACTAACAGGTGGATTATCATGTGCATCATCTTGCTCAGATGGAAGCATGGTATACATAAGTTCTTGTTCTTCTTGCATTCAGTATTCAGGTGGAGCAGCTTGTTATGATGCTAATGGAAGAGGTGCAATACGTGTAGAAAATTGTGCTAATTAG